The genomic region TAGAGTTATTGTTTCTAATATTGAAGGGACAACAAGAGATGCAATTGATACATCTTTTGAAAAAGATGGACAATTATATACGGTAGTTGATACTGCTGGTATGCGTAAAAAAGGAAAAATATACGAAAGTGTAGAAAAGTATTCTATATTAAGAGCACTTGGTTCGATTGAAAAAAGTGATGTTATCTTAGTAGTAGTAGATGCTGATAATGGTATCATTGAACAAGATAAACATGTTGCTGGATATGCTCATGAAGCAGGAAAAGCAGTTATTTTAGTTGTTAATAAATGGGATATGGTCGAAAAAGACGAAAAAACAATGCAAAAAACAGAAAAAGAATTACGTACACAATTTAAATATTTAGATTATGCACGTATTATCTTTGTTTCTGCAAAAACAAAACAAAGAGTACAACAATTATTCCCATTAATTCAAGAAGGATATCAAAATTCACGTAAGAGAATTCAAACAAGTGTTTTAAATGATGTATTAATTGATGCTCAAGCAATGAATCCAACAACAACATTTGAAGGTGGTAGATTAAAAATTTACTTTGCAAATCAAGTAAGTACATGTCCTCCAACTTTTGTATTATTTGTAAATGATCCACAATATATGCATTTTAGTTACAAACGATATTTAGAAAATCGTTTACGTGAAGCATTTGGTTTTGAGGGGACTCCCCTACATATTATTTGTAGAAAGAGAGATTAATTATGGCACGTATTGCAGTTTTAGGAACAGGTAGCTGGGCTACTGCTTTAAGTCGTATTTTAGTGGATAACGGACATCAAGTTATGATGTATGGAGTAGAACAATCACAAATTAATGATATTAATAACAATCATTGTAACAGCCAATTCTTTAAAGATGTGCAATTAGAAGAAGAGATTGTTGCTTCTTCTGATTTACAAGAAGTTCTTGAAGGAGCTAGTTACATATTGATTACAGTTCCAACGCATGTAGTAAAAGATACGTTAGAAAAAGTAAAACCTTTCTTAAAAGAAAAAATAACGGTAGTAAATGCTTCAAAAGGATTTGATTTAACATCCAATATGCGTATGTCTAAAACGATTCGTGCTGTTTTGGATGATTCTTATATTTATCCAGTAGTATCACTAATTGGACCAAGTCATGCTGAAGAAGTAGTTGTACGAATGTTAACAACTGTCTGTGCAGTATCTCTAGATGAAACTTGTGCGAAAGATGTTCAAAGATTATTTTCTAATGAATATTTTAGAGTATATCACCTGGATGATGAAGTTGGAGCTGAATATGGTGTTGCAATTAAAAATGTAATTGCCGTAGCAGCAGGTGTTTTAACTGGATTAGGATATGGCGATAACACAAAGGCAGCACTTATTACTAGAGGGCTTGCTGAAATGGTTCGTTATGGTATGAAAAAAGGTGGTCGTTTAGAAACATATTTAGGCCTTACAGGAGTAGGAGATTTAATTGTTACTTGTAGTAGTCATCATTCTCGTAACTTTCAAGCAGGCTTAGAAATAGGGTGTTTAAATGATGCAAAAAGCTTTATGGAAAATAACACAAAAACATGCGAAGGGATTCGTACATGTAAAGTAATCCATGAAGATGCTAAAAAATATCCAGATATTGAAATTCCAATTATTAATTCTATTTATAAAGTATTGTACGAAGAAGCGTTACCTAAAGAGGTGATAGCAGACTTGATGGCTAGGGAATTAAAAGGGGAATAGGAACATATTTTAAATCCACTCATATAGTAAGATGAGGGGTGACAAAATGCAAAATAATGATCCAATTATTGATAAAGTTGTTAAAAAAACGAATGTAAAAAAAGAAGATATATTTGCTCTAGCAAATATATTACAAACTAAAAACTTAAAAAAAGAAGAAGATGTTCGAGATTTTATAGACACAGTCTGTACAATCACGAATAAGCAAATTGATGCTACAAAAAAAGAAAAATTAGTACAAGCAATAAAAAATAACAAAGTACCTAAAGAGATTGAAAAAATGTTGTAAAAAATAAGAAAACAATAACAATAGTCATTGACTTTTAAAGGGAACATGTTTATAATAATCATTGCGGTTATAGAAGGTGATTAAATTGAAATACAACTTACAATGGATAGTAAAACATCAAGGATATTTCGAAATTGATGAGGCAATTATATTCCCTCAGGAAATGTTTGAAAAATTCGCACAAATTAATAACCTAAAAGACGTAACAGTTCAAGGAACCGGGAATCTTGATGTAAAAGAGAAAAGACTTTATGTAGAATTGTCTATTAAAGGAGTCATGGTATTACCATGTGCCTTAACGTTAGATGAAGTAGATTATCCTTTCGATATTCAAACACAAGAAGTATTTTCTTTCGAAAAACCCGACCCTCTTGAAGAAGTGCATGAGGTAAAGAAAAACATGGTTGATCTAACACCAATAGTGTTCGAGAATATTATGATTGAAGTGCCAATGCGCGTTGTGAAAGAAGATGCATCGATTCAAGTAGAAGGAAAAGGTTGGAAAATCTTCAAAGATGAAAGTGAAACGAAGGATGATGATTATATTGATCCAAGATTAGCTAAATTAAAAGATTATTTCAAAGACAAATAGGAGGAAAAGACGATGGCAGTACCATTTAGACGAGTATCAAAAACGGTAAAAAGAAAAAGAAGAACACATGATAAATTAAGTGCACCAGCAGTAGTTGTATGTCCAGAATGTGGAGAATACAAATTATCTCATAAAGTATGTAAACACTGTGGAACTTACAAAGGTCAAAAAGTATTATAATTAATATTTATTATTTAAGAAAAGACACGAGAAATCGTGTCTTTTTTTTATTGTTTTTTTATTGATTTTAACTATACTTTTTTGCTTTTTCAGTATATAATAGTGGTAATAAGTGTTACTAAGTGAGAGAAAGTGTTAAAAGGTGGTAAATTATTATGTTTATGAATGAGTATAAACATGGAATCGATGCCAAAGGGCGTTTGATTATTCCATCAAAATTTAGAGAACAATGTGGAACGAGTATTGTTATTACTCGTGGTTTTGAAGGTTGTTTAGCACTTTATACAGTAGAAGGTTGGGATGAATATTATTCCAAACTATTAACACTTCCTAAAAACAACAAACAATCACGTTCTTTGTTTCGTATGATTACTTCAAGAGCGGAGATTTGTGAGTTTGATAAATTAGGTAGAATTAACATCCCTAGTAAATTAATTGATCATGCTAAGCTTGAAAAAGACTGTGCTGTCATCGGTGTCGGTGATCATGTTGAAATTTGGAATCAAGAAGTTTGGGATGAATACTATGATGACAATTGTGATGATGTAGAGGAAAACTATGATTCACTAAATGATATATAAAAGGAGAACGTAATGTTTAATCATGTAACTGTATTACTAAATGAAGCTGTTGACGGGCTGAATATAAAAGAAGATGGAATTTATGTCGACGCTACATTAGGTGGAGCAGGACATAGTAGTGCTATTTTATCAAAATTAACAACAGGTCATTTGTACTGTTTTGATCAAGATCAGATGGCTATTCAAGAGGCGAGAACAAGATTAGATAAAGTTGGTTCAAACTATACCATTATTTATTCAAATTTTATACACGTAAAAGAAGAGTTAGAAAAATTAGGAATATCTAAAATTGACGGAATATTATTTGACTTAGGTGTTTCTTCGCCACAATTTGATATTGGAGAAAGAGGATTTAGTTATAATCACGATGCTCGTTTAGATATGAGAATGGATTTAAACCAAGAATTAGATGCTTATACAATTGTGAATAGTTGGACATATGAGAAGATTGTTCGTATTTTATTCCAATACGCTGATGAAAAGTTTGCAAAACAAATTGCAAGAAAAATAGAAGCACAAAGAGAAAAACAACCAATTGAAACAACATTTGAATTAGTAGAAATCATTAAAGATGCAATCCCTGCTCCAGCTAGAAGAAAAGGTGGTCATCCAGCAAAACGTACTTTTCAAGCATTACGTATTGCCGTAAATGATGAGTTACATGTATTTGATATTGCTTTAAAAGATTCATTATCTATGTTAAATGTTCATGGTAGAATATCGGTTATTACTTTTCATAGTTTAGAAGATAAAATTTGTAAATATGCTTTTCAGGAAGTATCGAAGCAACAAGATGTTCCACTAATGTTACCAGTTATTCCAGAATATTTATTACCAAAATTTAAACTAATTAATCGAAAAGCAATCATTGCTAGCCAAGAAGAACTAGAAGCTAATAATCGTGCTCATTCGGCAAAATTAAGAATAATAGAAAGGGTGAAAGAAGATGAAAACAACTAAATTTGAAAGATTTGCTAGAAGAATCTTCTTTTTAACAGGAACTGTATTTATTTTTGTTTTTGTAGGATTGAGTGGATTTGAATATTTTTACAATATTAATTGTCAATCGATAGAAAATGAAATAGAAGATATAGAAGCTTCTATTGATTCTCTAACGATGGAGGTACAGGAATTAGGTTCGTTTGAAAGACTAAGTGAAATAGCTGTAGCAAATGGTTATACTTACCAAAGTGATGCGACAGCGGCAAGATATACATCAACAAGTGAGGTTGTACAATAATGAAAAGATTTAAAGGAACAAAAATGTTATCCTTTGTCTTTTCTTTTACTATATTCTTAATATGTGCAAATATTCTTTATTTGGGGATTACAGGGAAACATTTTTTAAGTCAAAGTGATATAGCTAGTTATGCGGAGGATAGAAACACGAAAACAGTTACAACGGTAGCTCAAAGGGGTGATATCTATACAAGTGATGGTGAAGTTGTAGCAACGACTGTTACTAGATATAAGTTAGCAGCTATTTTATCAGAATATAATCTTTATGCTGATGGGAGTGCAAATTATGTAGTGGATATAGAAGAAGCAGCAGAGTTATTAGCACCTATTTTAGGAATGGATGAAGCAGAACTTCTGGTTACTTTATCAAAAGATAGTTATCAAGTAGAGTTTGGTAGTTATGGTAGTAATCTTTCTACTATTACAAAGAACGCTATTGAAGCTCTTGAAATACCAGGATTAGTATTCACAGAAACTAGTACACGTAATTATCCTTATGGTGATTTTGCAAGTTACTTAGTGGGTTATAGTATTACGGAAACAGATACTGTTTCTAAGATAGTTGGAAAGATGGGATTTGAATTAGTATATAATGATGAATTATCTGGGGAAGATGGTTATATTGTTTATCAAAGTGATGTTAATAATTATGTTTTACCAGATGGGATTGTAGAACAAGTAGATAGTGTGGATGGAAGTGATTTATACTTAACGATTAATAGTACGATTCAAAAAGATTTAGATATTGCATTTCAAGAATTAGCTGAAAATGCAGAAGTTGAACTTGGGACAGTGGCTATTATGGAGGCGACGACTGGTAAAATATTAGCGATGAGTAATTATCCTAGTTTTGATCCTAATGTTAGAGATGTAGAGAATTATACAAATTTCTTTATTGAAACTGCTTATGAGTGTGGTTCGGTATTTAAACCCTTTGTATACGCTAGTTCAGTAGATCAGGGATTATTCCCAACAAATCAGTTGTATACATCAGGTAAGTATGTTTTTGATAGTTCAACAACAATTAGTGATTGGAATAATGGTGTAGGTTTTGGAGATATTACTTTTGAAGATGGATTAGCCCTATCAAGTAATGTTGGTGTTGTTACGATTGCGAATAGTTATGTAGATGAAGATGAATTAATAGCTGATTATTTAGAACTAGGATTCTTTAGTTCAACAGAAGTGGATGGAATGACTTCAGCTGCAGGTATTGCCGGCTATGATAATGGGCCTTTAGAGTATTTAACGACATCTTTTGGACAAGGATCTACGGTAACTGCTTATCAAATGTTACGAGCTTATAGTGTATTTGCGAATGATGGAAAAACGGTAGAACCATATTTTGTTGAAAAAATTGTAAATGAAGAAACTGGGGAAGTAAGTTATGTTGGGAAAACAACTTATTCACAGCAAATTTTCTCTAGTGAAACAATAGATACTATGAATGAAATGTTATTAAATAATATTTATGGTGATGTTTCGATTGCAACAGCTTATCAAGTCGATGGTGTGACAGTAATGGGGAAAACAGGGACAGCCCAAGTAGCTCGCAGTGATGGATATTCAGGCTATCGAACAGATGTTAATATTAAGTCATTTGCAGGGATAGCGTCTTATGAAGGAGAAGATTCTGAAATAATTATTTATGTTTCAATTCAGTCTCCTGAGTATAATTCAAATGGAGAATCAGCAGGTGCTTATTTGGCAGAATTTGTAACAAATATGATTAGTACATCCTTAGCAGTGCAAAGTCAAAGTGAATATGAAGATAGTGTCCAATTATCTTTTGAATTAGGAAGTTATATTAACCAAAGTACTAGTTATGCTACATCTTCTTTAGAATCAAAACAAGTTTCCGTTCAACTAATAGGAAATGGGGATACAATCATCGAACAAGAACCAACTAGTCAAACTATTATTACAACCAATGATCAGGTGTTCTTGAAAACAGATGGAACACAAATTACGATTCCTGATTTCACAGGGTGGTCAAGAAAAGATGTTTTAACATATTGCAATATGGCTAATATAGATACACTTATTGAAGGTGAATCAGGATATGTGGTTAGCCAAAGCATAGAGGCAAGTACTATTTATGATGGCAGTGAATTATTAACTATCACGATTGAGTAAGGAAT from Tannockella kyphosi harbors:
- a CDS encoding penicillin-binding protein, which gives rise to MKRFKGTKMLSFVFSFTIFLICANILYLGITGKHFLSQSDIASYAEDRNTKTVTTVAQRGDIYTSDGEVVATTVTRYKLAAILSEYNLYADGSANYVVDIEEAAELLAPILGMDEAELLVTLSKDSYQVEFGSYGSNLSTITKNAIEALEIPGLVFTETSTRNYPYGDFASYLVGYSITETDTVSKIVGKMGFELVYNDELSGEDGYIVYQSDVNNYVLPDGIVEQVDSVDGSDLYLTINSTIQKDLDIAFQELAENAEVELGTVAIMEATTGKILAMSNYPSFDPNVRDVENYTNFFIETAYECGSVFKPFVYASSVDQGLFPTNQLYTSGKYVFDSSTTISDWNNGVGFGDITFEDGLALSSNVGVVTIANSYVDEDELIADYLELGFFSSTEVDGMTSAAGIAGYDNGPLEYLTTSFGQGSTVTAYQMLRAYSVFANDGKTVEPYFVEKIVNEETGEVSYVGKTTYSQQIFSSETIDTMNEMLLNNIYGDVSIATAYQVDGVTVMGKTGTAQVARSDGYSGYRTDVNIKSFAGIASYEGEDSEIIIYVSIQSPEYNSNGESAGAYLAEFVTNMISTSLAVQSQSEYEDSVQLSFELGSYINQSTSYATSSLESKQVSVQLIGNGDTIIEQEPTSQTIITTNDQVFLKTDGTQITIPDFTGWSRKDVLTYCNMANIDTLIEGESGYVVSQSIEASTIYDGSELLTITIE
- the rpmF gene encoding 50S ribosomal protein L32, producing the protein MAVPFRRVSKTVKRKRRTHDKLSAPAVVVCPECGEYKLSHKVCKHCGTYKGQKVL
- a CDS encoding stage VI sporulation protein F, producing the protein MQNNDPIIDKVVKKTNVKKEDIFALANILQTKNLKKEEDVRDFIDTVCTITNKQIDATKKEKLVQAIKNNKVPKEIEKML
- a CDS encoding YceD family protein gives rise to the protein MIKLKYNLQWIVKHQGYFEIDEAIIFPQEMFEKFAQINNLKDVTVQGTGNLDVKEKRLYVELSIKGVMVLPCALTLDEVDYPFDIQTQEVFSFEKPDPLEEVHEVKKNMVDLTPIVFENIMIEVPMRVVKEDASIQVEGKGWKIFKDESETKDDDYIDPRLAKLKDYFKDK
- the der gene encoding ribosome biogenesis GTPase Der, producing MAGVVAIVGRANVGKSTVFNRIIGERVSIVEDVAGVTRDRIYAKASWLTREFRLIDTGGIELENADFTTQIQMQAEIAIDEADVIIFVVNGREGVTREDEYVARLLQRSRKPVILAVNKIDDVAFKDAIYEFYALGVGDPMPISGSHGIGMGDLLDEIIKQMPNEEEIDDHEDIRFSIIGRPNVGKSSLTNAILGEDRVIVSNIEGTTRDAIDTSFEKDGQLYTVVDTAGMRKKGKIYESVEKYSILRALGSIEKSDVILVVVDADNGIIEQDKHVAGYAHEAGKAVILVVNKWDMVEKDEKTMQKTEKELRTQFKYLDYARIIFVSAKTKQRVQQLFPLIQEGYQNSRKRIQTSVLNDVLIDAQAMNPTTTFEGGRLKIYFANQVSTCPPTFVLFVNDPQYMHFSYKRYLENRLREAFGFEGTPLHIICRKRD
- the mraZ gene encoding division/cell wall cluster transcriptional repressor MraZ → MFMNEYKHGIDAKGRLIIPSKFREQCGTSIVITRGFEGCLALYTVEGWDEYYSKLLTLPKNNKQSRSLFRMITSRAEICEFDKLGRINIPSKLIDHAKLEKDCAVIGVGDHVEIWNQEVWDEYYDDNCDDVEENYDSLNDI
- a CDS encoding NAD(P)H-dependent glycerol-3-phosphate dehydrogenase, which produces MARIAVLGTGSWATALSRILVDNGHQVMMYGVEQSQINDINNNHCNSQFFKDVQLEEEIVASSDLQEVLEGASYILITVPTHVVKDTLEKVKPFLKEKITVVNASKGFDLTSNMRMSKTIRAVLDDSYIYPVVSLIGPSHAEEVVVRMLTTVCAVSLDETCAKDVQRLFSNEYFRVYHLDDEVGAEYGVAIKNVIAVAAGVLTGLGYGDNTKAALITRGLAEMVRYGMKKGGRLETYLGLTGVGDLIVTCSSHHSRNFQAGLEIGCLNDAKSFMENNTKTCEGIRTCKVIHEDAKKYPDIEIPIINSIYKVLYEEALPKEVIADLMARELKGE
- the rsmH gene encoding 16S rRNA (cytosine(1402)-N(4))-methyltransferase RsmH, with protein sequence MFNHVTVLLNEAVDGLNIKEDGIYVDATLGGAGHSSAILSKLTTGHLYCFDQDQMAIQEARTRLDKVGSNYTIIYSNFIHVKEELEKLGISKIDGILFDLGVSSPQFDIGERGFSYNHDARLDMRMDLNQELDAYTIVNSWTYEKIVRILFQYADEKFAKQIARKIEAQREKQPIETTFELVEIIKDAIPAPARRKGGHPAKRTFQALRIAVNDELHVFDIALKDSLSMLNVHGRISVITFHSLEDKICKYAFQEVSKQQDVPLMLPVIPEYLLPKFKLINRKAIIASQEELEANNRAHSAKLRIIERVKEDENN